One stretch of Candidatus Effluviviaceae Genus I sp. DNA includes these proteins:
- a CDS encoding methionine adenosyltransferase, with protein MTDAARRSARAAAAGTEGTLERHLFTSESVTEGHPDKVADQVSDAVLDAILGQDPVGRVACEVLVTTGLAFIAGEISTSAYADIPTIVRDTIRDIGYTDPRCGFDWETCAVITAIGEQSPDIWKGGSGELQHGVKEGGAGDQGMMIGYATDETKEYMPLPIHLAHLLARRLAKVRKDGVLGYLRPDGKTQVTVEYEDGRPVRVDTVVVSAHHSPDVTMTQMVDDVRAHVVDPVLPRELVEGGFILHVNPTGRFEKGGPAADTGLTGRKIIVDTYGGYASHGGGAFSGKDPTKVDRSACYAARHVAKNIVAAGLARRCTIELAYAIGVAEPVSIMIDGHGTGAVSDADLVALVRKRFDLRPLEIIRRLDLRRPIYRRTAAYGHFGREEPDFTWERLDMVDELRRG; from the coding sequence ATGACGGACGCCGCGCGGAGATCCGCGCGGGCCGCGGCCGCCGGAACGGAGGGTACGTTGGAGCGACACCTCTTCACATCCGAGTCGGTGACGGAGGGACACCCGGACAAGGTCGCGGACCAGGTGTCCGACGCCGTGCTTGACGCGATCCTGGGGCAGGACCCGGTGGGCAGGGTGGCGTGCGAGGTGCTGGTGACGACCGGTCTCGCCTTCATCGCCGGCGAGATCTCGACGTCGGCGTACGCGGACATTCCGACCATCGTGCGCGACACGATCCGCGACATCGGCTACACGGATCCCAGGTGCGGCTTCGACTGGGAGACGTGCGCCGTGATCACGGCGATCGGCGAGCAGTCGCCCGACATCTGGAAGGGCGGGAGCGGCGAGCTGCAGCACGGGGTCAAGGAGGGCGGCGCCGGCGACCAGGGCATGATGATCGGCTACGCGACGGACGAGACGAAGGAGTACATGCCGCTGCCGATTCACCTCGCGCATCTCCTGGCGCGCCGTCTCGCGAAGGTGCGGAAGGACGGGGTTCTCGGCTACCTGAGGCCCGACGGCAAGACGCAGGTCACCGTGGAGTACGAGGACGGCAGGCCGGTGCGGGTCGACACGGTCGTCGTGTCGGCGCATCACAGCCCCGACGTCACGATGACGCAGATGGTCGACGACGTCCGCGCCCACGTGGTCGATCCCGTGTTGCCGAGGGAGCTCGTCGAGGGCGGCTTCATCCTCCACGTCAACCCGACAGGCCGCTTCGAGAAGGGCGGCCCGGCCGCCGACACGGGCCTTACCGGAAGGAAGATCATCGTGGACACGTACGGCGGCTACGCGAGCCACGGGGGCGGAGCGTTCTCCGGAAAGGACCCGACGAAGGTCGACAGGTCAGCGTGCTACGCGGCGCGCCACGTGGCGAAGAACATCGTTGCGGCGGGGCTTGCCCGGCGCTGCACGATCGAGCTGGCGTACGCCATCGGCGTGGCGGAGCCCGTCTCGATCATGATCGACGGCCACGGGACGGGAGCGGTGAGCGACGCGGACCTCGTCGCGCTCGTGAGGAAGCGCTTCGATCTGAGGCCGCTCGAGATCATCAGGCGGCTCGATCTCCGTCGACCCATCTACCGCCGGACGGCGGCCTACGGCCACTTCGGGCGCGAGGAGCCGGACTTCACGTGGGAGCGACTCGACATGGTCGACGAGCTCAGGAGGGGATAG